A stretch of the Bdellovibrio sp. 22V genome encodes the following:
- the rpoN gene encoding RNA polymerase factor sigma-54 → MALRQTMNLSQSLVITPQLQQAIKLLQMSRMELESAVRSELEENPILEEAETLKEEDLQRTKEAASEVDHAEAPDHNVQDPQKQDEFEWESYIEANQKPPQSGMAGSEEIMNYENVITASQTLHDHLYWQVKMNGFSEEEERAADALIGAIDDDGYIKVPLEQIAEEEKVDLGLLEDTLTLIHEFDPPGVGARDLKECLLIQAKHLEEDTHDLVNLIKNHLKDLEKKNYEAIAKALGRDVEDVVEMCKIIYAMDPKPGRAFVSNDTHYVTPDVYVYKVGDDYVVSLNEDGLPRLKISNFYKNMLKGGKSTGDKTQDYIQEKLRSAVWLIKSIHQRQRTIYKVTESIVKHQRDFFEKGSEYLKPMVLRDIANDIGMHESTVSRVTTAKYVHTPQGIYELKYFFNSGISSSDGDSLASESVKIKIKDLVAKEDPKNPLSDQKIVDLLKVEGIQIARRTVAKYRDMLKILPSSQRKKYF, encoded by the coding sequence ATGGCTCTTCGACAGACGATGAACCTGAGCCAGTCTCTGGTGATCACTCCGCAGCTGCAACAAGCAATCAAGCTTTTGCAGATGTCTCGCATGGAGTTGGAATCGGCTGTTCGCTCGGAGCTGGAAGAAAACCCGATTCTTGAGGAAGCGGAAACGCTGAAAGAAGAAGATCTACAACGCACTAAAGAAGCCGCAAGTGAAGTCGATCACGCGGAAGCTCCTGATCACAACGTTCAAGACCCGCAAAAACAAGATGAGTTTGAGTGGGAATCCTATATCGAAGCCAACCAAAAACCTCCTCAATCAGGAATGGCGGGCTCTGAAGAGATCATGAACTATGAGAATGTCATTACGGCATCTCAAACTTTGCATGATCACCTTTATTGGCAAGTAAAAATGAACGGCTTTTCTGAAGAAGAAGAAAGAGCCGCAGACGCTTTGATCGGCGCCATCGATGATGACGGTTATATCAAAGTTCCTCTCGAGCAAATTGCCGAAGAAGAAAAAGTCGATCTCGGTCTTTTGGAAGACACTTTGACCTTGATTCACGAGTTTGACCCGCCAGGCGTGGGTGCGCGTGACTTGAAAGAATGTCTTTTGATTCAAGCAAAACATCTGGAAGAAGACACTCATGATCTTGTGAATTTGATTAAAAATCATTTGAAGGATCTTGAGAAAAAGAATTACGAAGCTATTGCCAAAGCTTTGGGTCGCGATGTGGAAGACGTCGTGGAGATGTGCAAAATCATCTATGCGATGGATCCGAAACCAGGTCGTGCGTTTGTCAGCAATGACACTCACTACGTGACGCCCGATGTTTACGTTTACAAAGTCGGCGATGATTACGTCGTTTCATTGAATGAAGATGGTTTACCTCGTCTTAAGATTTCCAACTTCTATAAGAATATGTTGAAGGGCGGAAAATCCACTGGCGATAAAACTCAAGACTATATCCAGGAAAAACTGCGTTCGGCGGTGTGGTTGATTAAATCCATCCACCAAAGACAGCGTACGATCTACAAAGTGACTGAGTCGATCGTGAAACACCAGCGCGATTTCTTCGAAAAAGGTTCTGAGTATCTAAAACCGATGGTCCTGCGCGATATCGCAAACGACATCGGTATGCACGAATCGACTGTCAGCCGTGTGACGACAGCGAAATACGTGCACACTCCGCAAGGTATTTACGAACTCAAATACTTCTTTAACTCAGGGATCAGTTCTTCTGACGGGGACTCGTTGGCGAGTGAATCCGTGAAGATCAAAATCAAAGACCTTGTGGCGAAAGAAGATCCTAAGAATCCACTTTCCGATCAGAAGATTGTGGATTTGCTCAAGGTTGAGGGGATTCAGATTGCTCGTCGTACTGTGGCTAAGTATCGCGACATGTTGAAGATTCTTCCCTCTTCTCAGCGGAAGAAGTACTTCTAA
- the lptB gene encoding LPS export ABC transporter ATP-binding protein, with protein sequence MSMLTIKDISKSFKKRKVVDGATFSVESGQVVGLLGPNGAGKTTSFYMVVGLVQSDSGVIKIDDTDISKEPMYRRARVGLSYLAQEPSIFRKLTVAENITVALEAHGYSGAQRAEKLEQLIADFHVDHIRDSYGYALSGGERRRVEIARALAGEPKFLLLDEPFAGIDPIAVADIQNIIRDLKAKGIGVLITDHNVRETLGICDYAYILKDGKIQVSGSSNEIANSELARKFYLGENFRL encoded by the coding sequence ATGAGCATGCTCACCATCAAAGACATTTCTAAATCTTTCAAAAAACGCAAAGTCGTTGATGGCGCTACTTTTTCCGTAGAATCAGGTCAGGTTGTCGGTTTATTAGGTCCGAACGGGGCTGGTAAGACCACTTCGTTTTATATGGTTGTGGGCTTGGTTCAATCAGACAGCGGCGTGATTAAAATTGATGATACGGATATCTCCAAAGAGCCAATGTACCGCAGAGCTCGTGTGGGTTTAAGTTATCTGGCGCAAGAACCCAGCATTTTTCGTAAGCTCACGGTGGCGGAAAATATCACCGTGGCCTTAGAGGCGCACGGCTATTCCGGTGCCCAGCGTGCAGAGAAATTAGAACAATTGATTGCTGACTTCCACGTCGACCATATCCGCGACAGTTACGGTTACGCTTTGTCAGGCGGTGAGCGTCGTCGTGTGGAGATTGCACGCGCCTTAGCCGGGGAACCGAAGTTTTTGCTTCTCGACGAACCATTTGCAGGGATCGACCCGATTGCGGTCGCTGACATTCAGAATATCATCCGCGATCTTAAGGCCAAAGGTATAGGAGTTCTTATCACGGATCATAACGTGCGTGAGACTTTAGGTATTTGCGACTATGCTTATATATTGAAGGATGGGAAGATTCAGGTTAGCGGAAGTTCTAATGAAATCGCGAATTCTGAACTCGCTCGTAAGTTCTATCTTGGTGAAAATTTTAGATTGTAG